From a region of the Paenibacillus sp. R14(2021) genome:
- the rpoB gene encoding DNA-directed RNA polymerase subunit beta, whose product MRGEVKLAGQLVQNGRRTRRSYARIHEVLEVPNLIEIQQKSYEKFLEKDLLELFQDISPIQDFTGNLMLEFIDYSLGEPKYSVDESKERDVTYAAPLRVKVRLINKETGEVKEQEVFMGDFPLMTETGTFIINGAERVIVSQLVRSPSVYFSTKVDKNGKKNYTATVIPNRGAWLELETDAKDIIYVRIDRTRKIPVTVLLRALGFGTDAEILELLGHDEYIRNTLDKDNTDSTEKALIEIYERLRPGEPPTLDNAKSLLVARFFDPKRYDLANVGRYKINKKLHIKNRLFNQRLAETLVDPSTGEILAEAGQMIDRRLLDELIPHLENNVGFKTYHVANGVLDADSIPLQTISVYSPLDESKVIKVIANGIIDKAVKHVTPADIIASINYFIDLLHGVGSTDDIDHLGNRRLRSVGELLQNQFRIGLSRMERVVRERMSIQDANAITPQALINIRPVIASIKEFFGSSQLSQFMDQTNPLAELTHKRRLSALGPGGLTRERAGFEVRDVHNSHYGRMCPIETPEGPNIGLINSLSTFARINEYGFIEAPYRWVDPKTGIVTEQIAYLTADEEDNYVIAQANAKLTEEGKFVDDAVIVRYNKQADNILTMPTERVDYMDVSPKQVVSVATALIPFLENDDSNRALMGSNMQRQAVPLLIPKAPLVGTGMEHKSAKDSGVCIVSKHDGIVERVSANEIWVRRVEMVDGKPVTGDLVKHKLHKFMRSNQGTCINQRPICQKGDIVKKGDILADGPSTEMGELALGRNVVVAFMTWEGYNYEDAILLSEKLVKEDVYTSIHIEEYESEARDTKLGPEEITRDIPNVGEEALRNLDERGIIRVGAEISAGDILVGKVTPKGVTELTAEERLLHAIFGEKAREVRDTSLRVPHGTDGIVVDVKVFTRENGDELPPGVNQLVRAYIAQKRKISEGDKMAGRHGNKGVIARILPEEDMPFLPDGTPVEVVLNPLGVPSRMNIGQVLEVHLGMACKRLGIHAATPVFDGAREYDVFDSMEEAGMQRNGKTILYDGRSGEPFEREVTVGVMYMIKLAHMVDDKIHARSTGPYSLVTQQPLGGKAQFGGQRFGEMEVWALEAYGAAYTLQEILTVKSDDVVGRVKTYESIVKGENVPEPGVPESFKVLIKELQSLGMDVKILTENEEEIEMKEIDDEDDGTSDKLNLNLEGSEVGVE is encoded by the coding sequence ATGAGGGGTGAGGTTAAGTTGGCAGGACAACTTGTTCAGAATGGGCGTCGCACGCGTAGAAGCTATGCCCGCATCCACGAGGTTCTCGAAGTTCCGAACCTGATTGAAATCCAACAAAAATCGTATGAGAAGTTTTTGGAGAAGGACTTGCTTGAGCTTTTCCAAGACATTTCGCCGATTCAGGATTTTACAGGCAATTTGATGCTAGAGTTCATCGACTATTCACTTGGCGAGCCGAAGTATTCTGTTGATGAGTCGAAGGAGCGCGACGTTACTTATGCTGCGCCGCTTCGTGTTAAAGTTAGGCTCATTAATAAAGAGACCGGCGAAGTGAAAGAGCAAGAAGTGTTCATGGGCGATTTTCCGCTGATGACCGAGACGGGCACTTTTATTATTAATGGTGCGGAGCGCGTCATCGTCAGCCAATTGGTGCGTTCACCTAGCGTTTACTTTAGCACGAAAGTAGACAAAAACGGTAAGAAAAATTACACGGCAACGGTAATTCCGAACCGCGGCGCTTGGCTGGAGCTTGAAACCGATGCGAAGGACATTATTTATGTCCGTATTGACCGTACTCGTAAAATTCCTGTGACGGTTCTTCTGCGTGCGCTTGGATTTGGTACCGATGCTGAAATTTTGGAATTACTGGGCCACGATGAGTATATCCGTAACACGCTGGATAAAGATAACACCGATTCCACCGAAAAAGCGCTTATCGAAATTTACGAAAGACTGCGTCCAGGCGAGCCGCCAACGCTTGATAACGCCAAGAGCTTGCTCGTCGCGCGTTTCTTTGATCCAAAGCGTTATGACTTGGCTAATGTCGGCCGGTACAAAATCAATAAGAAACTGCACATCAAGAACCGGTTGTTCAATCAACGTTTGGCTGAAACATTGGTGGATCCGTCCACTGGCGAGATTTTGGCTGAAGCCGGTCAAATGATTGACCGCCGTTTGCTGGATGAACTGATCCCGCACTTAGAGAACAACGTCGGATTCAAAACGTATCACGTTGCTAATGGTGTACTTGATGCGGATAGTATTCCTCTTCAAACCATCAGTGTATACTCGCCTCTTGATGAGAGCAAGGTCATCAAAGTCATTGCTAACGGCATTATCGATAAAGCCGTTAAACATGTGACTCCGGCTGATATTATTGCATCGATCAACTACTTTATTGACCTGCTGCACGGTGTCGGAAGCACGGATGACATTGACCATCTGGGTAACCGTCGTTTGCGTTCTGTGGGCGAGCTGCTTCAGAACCAATTCCGTATCGGTCTATCCCGTATGGAACGCGTGGTTCGCGAGCGCATGTCCATTCAAGATGCTAACGCGATCACGCCGCAGGCGCTGATCAACATACGTCCGGTCATTGCGTCCATTAAAGAGTTCTTTGGGTCCTCCCAATTGTCGCAATTTATGGATCAGACTAACCCGCTTGCCGAGCTTACGCACAAACGCCGTCTGTCCGCACTCGGACCCGGCGGTTTGACTCGGGAACGCGCGGGCTTCGAGGTCCGTGACGTTCATAACTCCCACTACGGCCGTATGTGCCCAATCGAGACACCGGAGGGTCCGAACATCGGGCTGATTAACTCCTTGTCCACATTTGCGCGCATTAATGAGTACGGATTTATCGAAGCGCCTTATCGCTGGGTAGATCCTAAAACAGGAATCGTAACGGAGCAGATTGCATATCTAACGGCTGATGAAGAAGATAACTATGTTATCGCGCAAGCAAATGCGAAGCTTACCGAAGAAGGCAAGTTCGTGGATGATGCCGTTATCGTACGTTATAACAAACAAGCCGATAATATTTTGACCATGCCTACGGAACGTGTTGACTATATGGACGTTTCGCCAAAACAAGTTGTATCCGTCGCGACGGCGCTCATTCCGTTCCTCGAGAACGATGACTCCAACCGTGCGCTCATGGGATCCAACATGCAGCGGCAGGCTGTTCCGCTTCTCATTCCGAAAGCACCGCTTGTTGGTACAGGAATGGAACATAAGTCTGCGAAAGACTCCGGCGTGTGTATCGTTTCCAAGCATGACGGTATCGTAGAACGCGTATCCGCAAATGAAATCTGGGTTCGCCGCGTCGAAATGGTCGACGGCAAACCGGTTACAGGCGATTTGGTGAAACATAAACTGCATAAGTTTATGCGTTCTAACCAAGGTACGTGCATCAACCAACGTCCGATCTGCCAAAAAGGCGACATCGTGAAGAAAGGCGACATCCTTGCGGATGGACCTTCTACAGAAATGGGCGAATTGGCCCTTGGCCGAAACGTAGTCGTTGCGTTCATGACGTGGGAAGGCTACAACTATGAGGATGCCATCCTGCTTAGCGAGAAACTGGTCAAAGAAGACGTGTATACGTCCATTCATATTGAAGAATATGAATCGGAAGCGCGTGACACCAAGCTTGGACCGGAAGAAATTACACGCGACATTCCAAACGTCGGAGAAGAAGCGCTCCGCAACCTAGACGAGCGCGGAATTATCCGCGTAGGCGCTGAGATCAGCGCAGGAGACATTCTCGTCGGTAAAGTAACGCCTAAAGGGGTTACGGAGCTGACGGCTGAAGAACGCCTGCTGCATGCGATCTTCGGTGAGAAAGCGCGTGAAGTTCGCGATACTAGTTTGCGCGTTCCGCACGGTACGGACGGTATCGTTGTAGATGTTAAAGTATTTACCCGCGAGAACGGCGATGAGCTGCCTCCTGGCGTAAATCAGTTGGTTCGCGCATATATCGCTCAGAAACGTAAGATCTCTGAAGGCGATAAAATGGCCGGACGTCATGGTAATAAAGGGGTTATCGCCCGCATCCTTCCGGAGGAAGATATGCCGTTCCTGCCGGATGGAACGCCTGTAGAGGTTGTTCTTAACCCGCTCGGCGTACCTTCGCGGATGAACATCGGTCAAGTGCTTGAAGTCCATCTTGGTATGGCTTGTAAGCGTCTTGGCATCCACGCCGCAACACCGGTATTCGACGGCGCGCGCGAGTATGACGTATTTGATTCCATGGAAGAAGCCGGCATGCAGCGCAACGGTAAAACGATCTTGTACGATGGACGCTCCGGCGAACCGTTCGAGCGTGAAGTTACCGTCGGCGTCATGTACATGATCAAACTGGCACACATGGTTGATGATAAAATCCATGCCCGTTCTACAGGTCCTTACTCACTTGTTACGCAGCAGCCATTGGGCGGTAAAGCTCAGTTCGGCGGCCAGCGCTTCGGGGAGATGGAGGTATGGGCGCTTGAAGCATACGGTGCAGCTTATACGCTGCAAGAGATTTTGACCGTCAAGTCCGATGATGTCGTTGGACGGGTTAAAACATACGAATCCATCGTAAAAGGCGAGAACGTTCCTGAACCGGGCGTTCCGGAATCCTTTAAAGTTTTGATCAAGGAGCTTCAGAGCTTGGGCATGGACGTGAAAATCCTGACCGAGAACGAAGAAGAGATCGAAATGAAAGAAATTGATGATGAAGATGACGGTACGTCGGATAAACTCAACCTCAATCTTGAAGGTTCGGAAGTCGGCGTGGAATAA
- a CDS encoding class I SAM-dependent methyltransferase, protein MSDHYYTQTPETKHDRHELETVLRGHKLRFMTDAGVFSKTGIDYGSRVLIDALQISEQARVLDVGCGYGPMGITAAKLAPGGHVTMIDINERAVALAAENVQRNGVTNAVVLQSDIYEQVKDQSFDTIITNPPIRAGKDVVHRIFEEGERLLEPGGSMWVVIQKKQGAPSAAAKLEALFESVEEVTKDKGYRIFRARKSQ, encoded by the coding sequence ATGTCGGACCATTATTACACGCAAACTCCGGAGACGAAGCATGATCGCCATGAGCTCGAAACCGTGCTGCGCGGACATAAGCTGCGTTTTATGACAGATGCCGGCGTATTTTCCAAGACGGGAATCGACTATGGAAGCCGTGTCCTCATTGATGCGCTGCAAATTAGCGAACAGGCCCGTGTATTGGATGTGGGCTGCGGTTACGGTCCCATGGGGATTACAGCTGCGAAACTAGCTCCCGGCGGACATGTGACGATGATCGACATTAACGAGAGAGCGGTTGCTCTTGCCGCGGAGAATGTGCAGCGTAATGGCGTGACGAATGCAGTGGTTTTGCAAAGCGATATTTATGAGCAGGTGAAGGATCAGTCATTCGATACCATTATTACGAATCCGCCGATTCGTGCGGGTAAAGATGTGGTTCATCGGATCTTCGAGGAAGGCGAACGCTTGCTTGAGCCGGGCGGTTCAATGTGGGTCGTGATCCAGAAGAAACAGGGAGCACCGTCAGCAGCCGCAAAACTGGAAGCATTATTTGAAAGCGTAGAAGAAGTGACGAAAGACAAAGGCTATCGCATTTTTAGGGCAAGGAAGAGTCAATAG
- the rplL gene encoding 50S ribosomal protein L7/L12: MSKEQILEAIKGMNVLELNDLVKAIEEEFGVTAAAPVAFGGGAAAAVVEEQSEFDVILNNAGASKINVIKVVREITGLGLKEAKDLVDSAPKAIKEKVSKEDAEAVKAKLEEAGASVEVK, from the coding sequence ATGAGTAAAGAGCAAATCTTGGAAGCCATTAAAGGCATGAACGTTCTTGAACTGAACGACCTGGTTAAAGCAATCGAGGAAGAATTCGGCGTAACTGCTGCAGCACCTGTAGCATTCGGCGGCGGCGCAGCAGCAGCTGTAGTTGAAGAGCAATCCGAATTTGACGTTATCTTGAACAACGCTGGTGCTTCCAAAATCAACGTTATCAAAGTCGTTCGCGAAATCACAGGTCTTGGCCTGAAAGAAGCGAAAGATCTTGTTGACAGTGCTCCAAAAGCAATCAAAGAAAAAGTATCCAAAGAGGATGCTGAAGCAGTTAAAGCTAAACTCGAAGAAGCAGGCGCTTCTGTAGAAGTGAAGTAA
- the rplJ gene encoding 50S ribosomal protein L10: MANAKIIQDKELAVAEITTKLRESSSTVVADYRGLNVAQVTELRKQLREANVEFQVLKNSLVRRATAQAELTELDAVLAGPTAIAFSKEDAVAPAKILADFAKKNDALKLKGGVVEGQVFNADQIKALADLPSREGLLSMLLSVLQAPMRNFALAVKAVAEKQEA, from the coding sequence TTGGCAAACGCAAAAATCATTCAAGATAAAGAGCTGGCTGTTGCAGAGATCACGACGAAACTTCGCGAGAGCTCGAGCACAGTTGTTGCTGATTATCGTGGTCTTAACGTAGCGCAAGTAACTGAGCTTCGTAAACAATTGCGCGAAGCTAACGTCGAGTTTCAAGTATTGAAAAACTCGCTCGTTCGCCGTGCAACTGCACAAGCGGAACTGACTGAATTGGATGCTGTTCTGGCCGGCCCTACGGCCATCGCTTTCAGCAAAGAGGATGCAGTAGCTCCAGCCAAAATTTTGGCTGACTTCGCTAAAAAGAACGATGCTTTGAAACTTAAAGGCGGCGTTGTTGAAGGTCAAGTATTTAACGCGGATCAAATCAAAGCGCTGGCAGATCTGCCATCCCGCGAAGGTTTGCTTTCCATGCTTCTCAGCGTGCTTCAAGCACCTATGCGCAACTTTGCCCTTGCGGTTAAAGCTGTTGCAGAGAAACAAGAAGCTTAA
- the rplA gene encoding 50S ribosomal protein L1 yields the protein MAKHGKKYQEAAKLIDAEATYESFEAIELVKKAATAKFDETVEVAVRLGVDPKKQDQAVRGVVVLPHGTGKTKRVLVFAKGDKAKEAEAAGADYVGDADVIAKIQQGWFEFDVCVATPDMMAEVGKLGRILGGKGLMPNPKAGTVTFDVTKAVQEIKAGKIEYRLDRAGQIHAPIGKVSFDSTKLNENLKALIDALNRAKPAAAKGVYLKGISVSSTMGPGARLNASAYR from the coding sequence ATGGCTAAGCATGGTAAAAAATATCAAGAAGCTGCAAAGCTGATTGATGCTGAAGCGACTTATGAGTCGTTTGAAGCAATTGAACTCGTTAAAAAAGCCGCTACTGCAAAATTCGACGAAACTGTTGAAGTTGCTGTGCGTCTGGGTGTAGACCCTAAGAAACAAGACCAAGCTGTCCGCGGTGTTGTTGTACTACCGCACGGTACTGGTAAAACAAAACGCGTACTCGTTTTTGCGAAAGGCGATAAAGCTAAAGAAGCAGAAGCAGCAGGCGCAGACTATGTTGGCGATGCTGACGTAATCGCTAAAATCCAACAAGGCTGGTTCGAGTTCGACGTTTGCGTTGCGACTCCGGACATGATGGCTGAGGTTGGTAAGCTCGGCCGTATCCTCGGCGGTAAAGGCCTTATGCCTAACCCTAAAGCGGGTACAGTAACGTTCGACGTTACGAAAGCCGTTCAAGAGATCAAGGCTGGTAAGATTGAATACCGTCTCGACAGAGCAGGTCAAATCCATGCACCGATCGGTAAAGTGTCGTTCGACTCCACAAAGCTGAACGAAAACTTGAAAGCACTGATTGATGCGCTGAACCGTGCAAAACCGGCTGCAGCTAAAGGGGTTTACCTGAAAGGTATTTCTGTTTCCTCGACAATGGGTCCAGGCGCTCGTTTGAACGCTTCTGCATACCGCTAA
- the rplK gene encoding 50S ribosomal protein L11, protein MAKKVIKLVKLQVPAGKANPAPPIGPALGQAGVNIMAFCKEFNARTADQAGLIIPVVITVFEDRSFTFETKTPPAAVLLRVAAKIAKGSGEPNKKKVATVKRSVVREIAEQKMPDLNAASVEAAMRMVEGTARSMGVIVED, encoded by the coding sequence ATGGCAAAAAAGGTCATCAAGTTGGTAAAACTGCAAGTTCCAGCGGGTAAAGCGAATCCGGCTCCGCCGATCGGTCCAGCGCTAGGTCAAGCAGGTGTTAACATCATGGCGTTCTGTAAAGAGTTCAACGCTCGTACAGCGGATCAAGCGGGTTTGATTATCCCGGTTGTAATCACTGTATTCGAGGATCGTTCGTTCACTTTCGAAACAAAAACGCCGCCGGCTGCAGTTCTTCTTCGCGTAGCTGCTAAGATCGCTAAAGGTTCCGGTGAGCCGAACAAGAAGAAAGTCGCAACGGTTAAACGTTCTGTTGTTCGTGAGATCGCTGAACAAAAAATGCCTGACCTCAACGCAGCTTCTGTAGAAGCAGCAATGCGCATGGTTGAAGGTACAGCGCGCAGCATGGGCGTTATCGTCGAGGACTAA
- the nusG gene encoding transcription termination/antitermination protein NusG → MEKRWYVVHTYSGYENKVKANLEKRVESMGMEDKIFRVLVPMEEEVVDKDGKKKTVMRKVYPGYVLVEMVQTDDSWYVVRNTPGVTGFVGSTGSGSKPTPLLPDEVEQILKHMGMEEPKPKIEFDLKETVRVKVGPFANFVGTVEEILLDKSKLKVHVNMFGRETPVELDYGQVEKV, encoded by the coding sequence ATGGAAAAAAGATGGTATGTTGTTCACACCTATTCTGGGTATGAGAACAAAGTAAAAGCGAACCTCGAGAAACGCGTTGAATCCATGGGCATGGAAGATAAAATCTTTCGTGTGCTTGTACCGATGGAGGAAGAAGTGGTAGACAAAGACGGTAAGAAAAAAACCGTCATGCGTAAAGTTTACCCCGGCTATGTCCTCGTCGAAATGGTTCAAACGGATGATTCTTGGTATGTCGTTCGCAACACACCAGGCGTAACTGGCTTCGTCGGTTCAACTGGCTCCGGTTCAAAACCAACTCCGCTTTTGCCTGATGAAGTGGAACAAATTTTGAAACACATGGGCATGGAAGAGCCGAAACCGAAAATCGAATTCGATTTGAAGGAAACAGTACGCGTTAAAGTCGGGCCATTCGCTAACTTTGTCGGAACCGTGGAAGAAATTCTACTCGACAAAAGTAAGTTGAAGGTTCATGTCAACATGTTTGGAAGAGAAACTCCGGTTGAACTGGACTACGGTCAAGTGGAGAAGGTTTAA
- the secE gene encoding preprotein translocase subunit SecE: MAFLAKLKQSFGSTFSFFTDSFAELKKVRWPSRKELTSYSLVVFFTILAVTIYFWVLDIGISALVELIV; encoded by the coding sequence GTGGCATTTTTAGCTAAACTGAAGCAAAGCTTCGGGTCGACGTTTTCCTTCTTCACCGACAGCTTCGCGGAATTGAAGAAAGTCCGCTGGCCAAGCCGTAAGGAATTGACAAGCTATTCGCTCGTGGTATTTTTCACGATCCTAGCTGTAACGATTTACTTCTGGGTTCTGGACATTGGAATTTCCGCATTGGTCGAACTGATTGTTTAA
- the rpmG gene encoding 50S ribosomal protein L33, whose protein sequence is MRVIITLACTNCKQRNYASSKNKRNHPDRIEMKKFCKYCNEHTPHRETR, encoded by the coding sequence ATGCGGGTTATTATTACGTTGGCTTGCACAAACTGCAAACAAAGAAACTATGCTTCCAGCAAGAACAAACGGAATCACCCTGACCGTATTGAGATGAAGAAGTTTTGCAAGTATTGTAACGAGCATACTCCTCATCGCGAAACAAGATAG
- the sigH gene encoding RNA polymerase sporulation sigma factor SigH — MSIDLREWKTLDFDCKTDEDIVEMVRDGDGEALEYLINKYKNFVRAKARSYFLIGADREDIVQEGMIGLYKAIRDFKGDKLASFKAFAELCITRQIITAIKTATRQKHIPLNSYVSLDKPIYDEDSDRTLLDVICGTRVSDPEELIINQEEFVGLEDKMSEILSDLERKVLMLYLDGRSYQEIAVDLDRHVKSIDNALQRVKRKLERYLEVRDIGI, encoded by the coding sequence GTGAGCATCGACCTCAGAGAATGGAAAACGCTGGATTTTGACTGCAAAACGGACGAAGACATTGTCGAGATGGTTCGCGACGGCGACGGCGAAGCGCTGGAGTATTTGATTAATAAATACAAGAACTTTGTCCGGGCCAAAGCACGTTCCTATTTCCTTATCGGGGCCGACCGCGAGGATATCGTCCAAGAAGGCATGATCGGACTCTATAAAGCGATACGAGATTTTAAAGGGGACAAGCTCGCTTCTTTCAAGGCGTTCGCTGAGCTGTGCATAACGCGGCAGATCATAACCGCGATTAAGACGGCCACGCGGCAGAAGCATATTCCCTTGAATTCCTATGTTTCGCTGGACAAGCCGATTTACGACGAGGATTCAGACCGCACGCTGCTAGACGTCATCTGTGGCACGCGCGTCTCCGATCCGGAAGAACTGATTATAAACCAGGAAGAATTCGTAGGGCTTGAGGACAAAATGTCCGAAATTCTCAGCGATCTGGAACGCAAAGTGCTTATGCTTTATTTGGATGGCAGGTCTTATCAGGAAATCGCAGTCGATTTGGATCGTCATGTGAAATCCATCGACAACGCGCTGCAGCGTGTGAAGCGCAAACTTGAGAGATACCTGGAAGTCCGCGACATCGGTATTTAA
- a CDS encoding NYN domain-containing protein, with protein sequence MRRRDDVLLVDGYNMIGSWPELASLRDKDLEDARDRLLEMLADYQGFTGMMVIVVFDAHQVPGAGSTFKQHRLTVVYTKEKETADACIERLASELAQRSRNLHVATSDLVEQHVAFGKGALRISARELLIEIKQNRKAIERKVEEKSKVRNELDGNLSIDIRMKLEKWRRGQK encoded by the coding sequence ATGCGTCGGCGCGATGATGTGCTCCTGGTCGACGGCTACAACATGATCGGATCATGGCCGGAGCTTGCCTCGCTGCGCGACAAGGATTTGGAGGATGCCCGCGACAGGCTGCTGGAAATGCTGGCGGACTATCAAGGCTTTACCGGCATGATGGTCATTGTGGTATTTGACGCGCATCAAGTTCCGGGAGCGGGCTCAACCTTCAAGCAGCACCGGCTGACTGTCGTGTATACGAAGGAGAAAGAAACGGCGGATGCCTGCATCGAACGCTTAGCCTCAGAACTGGCGCAGCGTAGCCGCAACCTTCACGTGGCGACATCGGATCTGGTGGAGCAGCACGTCGCCTTCGGTAAAGGGGCGCTCCGTATATCAGCCCGGGAGCTTCTTATCGAAATCAAACAAAACCGCAAAGCCATTGAGCGGAAGGTCGAAGAGAAGAGCAAGGTGCGTAATGAGCTTGATGGTAATTTGAGCATCGATATTCGAATGAAGCTGGAAAAGTGGCGGCGAGGACAGAAGTAG
- the rlmB gene encoding 23S rRNA (guanosine(2251)-2'-O)-methyltransferase RlmB, with product MSEHEEGSQEWIAGKHPVMEAIRSGREINKIWVAEQAQKNAQPILLEAKKAGLVVQVVDKRKLDQMVEGAAHQGIVAQAAAYRYFEVEELLARAKESGVTPFFLLLDEIEDPHNLGSILRTAECTGVHGVIIPKRRSASLTATVAKTSAGAVEYVPVARITNMAQTIDKLKEAGVWVAGADVGAKQDVFASSTKFDMPLALVIGNEAKGIGRLIREKCDFLIKLPMQGQLNSLNASVAAGVLMYEVLRQRLNG from the coding sequence ATGAGTGAGCACGAAGAAGGTTCGCAGGAGTGGATTGCAGGCAAGCATCCCGTTATGGAGGCCATCCGCTCCGGCCGCGAAATCAATAAGATTTGGGTAGCGGAACAAGCGCAGAAGAATGCGCAGCCGATTTTGCTGGAGGCGAAGAAAGCGGGGCTTGTCGTACAGGTTGTCGATAAGCGCAAGCTGGATCAGATGGTGGAAGGCGCTGCGCATCAAGGCATCGTCGCGCAGGCGGCGGCTTACCGCTACTTTGAAGTGGAGGAATTGCTGGCGCGGGCGAAGGAAAGCGGCGTAACTCCGTTTTTCCTGCTGCTTGATGAAATCGAGGACCCGCATAATTTAGGTTCTATCCTGCGGACGGCGGAATGCACGGGGGTCCACGGCGTTATTATTCCGAAGCGTCGTTCGGCATCGCTCACGGCTACTGTGGCGAAGACCTCGGCTGGTGCGGTGGAATATGTGCCGGTAGCGCGCATTACGAATATGGCGCAGACCATCGACAAGCTCAAGGAAGCGGGCGTTTGGGTTGCGGGAGCGGATGTCGGCGCCAAGCAGGATGTGTTCGCATCTTCTACCAAATTCGATATGCCGCTTGCGCTTGTTATCGGAAACGAAGCCAAGGGCATCGGCAGACTCATTCGCGAGAAATGCGATTTCCTCATCAAACTTCCCATGCAGGGACAGTTAAACTCATTGAATGCTTCCGTGGCGGCAGGCGTGCTCATGTATGAAGTGCTGCGTCAGCGTTTGAACGGGTAG
- a CDS encoding ribonuclease III domain-containing protein: MAAQMMDIGMEERESLWFHEPMKPINLMNPIVLAYIGDAVFEVLVRQYLISLPNHKPNHLHKQATQFVSAKSQYLILEKWRPHLTEEESDMIRRGRNAKSGTMPKNADPAHYKQATALECLVGYLYYGKRIARLRELMEIAFGETAETSDNVASKENHNE, encoded by the coding sequence TTGGCGGCGCAAATGATGGACATCGGCATGGAAGAGCGGGAGAGTCTCTGGTTTCATGAACCGATGAAGCCCATTAACCTGATGAACCCCATTGTGCTTGCCTACATTGGAGACGCTGTGTTCGAGGTGCTGGTAAGGCAGTATTTGATTTCACTGCCCAACCATAAGCCGAATCATTTGCACAAGCAAGCGACACAATTTGTATCAGCCAAATCCCAGTATTTGATTTTAGAGAAATGGCGGCCGCATTTGACGGAAGAAGAGTCGGACATGATCAGGCGCGGGCGCAACGCGAAGTCTGGCACGATGCCGAAAAATGCGGATCCCGCCCATTATAAACAGGCGACGGCGCTGGAGTGTCTCGTTGGCTACTTATATTACGGAAAGAGAATCGCCCGTTTGCGCGAGCTCATGGAGATCGCTTTTGGAGAAACAGCAGAAACAAGCGACAACGTCGCATCGAAGGAGAATCACAATGAGTGA